CTGACCCCTAGTGTCggaattatgtaatattttgttccaGAAATTACTGATGTTATACGGGATGCCCCAAAAGTCTGGAAACATAAGTGATTTacacttttttcttaatttcagatacGTGACTGATTATGGCGCTGTCAAAGCACTAGAAGATTGAAATAATCCTACTGTTAATACAAACATGTTTCGAATTACAAGAATAGCGTGTGAAAAAATGTTGTAAAATTCATTCTATGGTTTCCGATTCTTCTGACACCTTGTATAATAGCCTGTTTATATTGTTTCCCGCTACAACACTAAGAAACATTATTCTTTTGAGGTCGCGAGTAGAAGGTCAGTCTAAAATATCAATTCATACAAAGTTGCGTTTTTTTACGTGGTTTTCAATACAATACAGTTGTACTTGAAATCGAGTTGTCATTTTTTAAGGTGATTAGTTTTTTTGTAAAGtcattattatgttgttgttagttgcatttcgcacaaagttactggaaggctatctgcgccacctTCCGCTGTTACGTATTTAATTACAGTTAAGATTTGAGATCGCTTTTGTCATAACTTTCATTCGGGTTTGACTTTAGGAAAACACcaacaaattgttttaaattaaaggcTATACATCAAAACCAAACAAGATGCTTGCATTCCATTAGTGTGTAAGGCTTACCTTATTCATTTGGTTCACTCTTTTAAGCACCACTGGTGAGCTGTGAATTCGGCGAAAAATGCCTGCTGCATCACAAGTAGCGAATCAGGGAATAGACAAGGTATCTACGTCATATTTTCTTCATGCTTTCTAAGATAATTAGGTTTTACTTTCTGATAATTCATAATTGACTATTAGTGTTGGTGCATAATCTCGTCCGTCAAAAGGTAGGTACAGGAATTTGCAAAGTGGAACAGTCCGATTCTGACGTCAGAACATTAGTATAATGCTAGAAATAGGTTTAACTGTAAcgatttctgtgtgtgtttttttcttatagcaaagtcacatcggactatctgctgagctcaccgaggagaatcgaacccctgattttagcgtcgtaaatccctagacttaccgctgtactagcgaggggcaaaCGATTTCTCCAATAATTcctaaataatttgttaattaaaattaaatatctattggtatttataaataatgatagTTTCTGTAATAATAACATTCCAGTTtcattaatgatataaaacagttgctagttattttaaaacatccacCACAAACTACGTCACTAAGTCTGTATACGTTTTTTTGTTATGAGGGCCGAGGTCCAGGAAAAGGAATAACGGAGTTCTGACCATCGAAACGCCATATATTTGTTGATAGTTAAAATGCATGTTTGCCTTCAACATCTTACTTTAGAGTTTTATgcaatattcataaatataagaGTTAGACGAGCTTGCAtaatgatgatatatatatatatatcataaaccTTTTCCGGTTAATTTTTTTCCAGGATAATACAACGTATATGCTACTAATATTGTACAAATAGATATGTTTATAGAACAAGTTGCATGTACAGCAATGATTACAAGGAGAAAAAGCAATAAGGTTTACACAACCGTTCTTGTGCATACCTGCtgtattaacaatataaataaacatttgaaatatttaatttcagcATTGATCACTCAGtaggcttggtttggtttgttctgaattccgcgcaaagctacacgagagctatctgcgctagccgtccctaatttagcagtgtaagactagaaagaagacagctagtcatcaccacccccgccaactcttggactactcttttaccaacgaatagttggattgaccgtcacattataatgccccacggttgaaagggcgagcatgtttggtgcgatggatattcaaacctgcgaccctcagattacatttcgagcaccttaaccacctgctcATGCAGGGCCTCGTTAAATGGTACCGGTTTACCATTCTGGCACGTTCAtccagaaaaaaaagttttgagaGTGACAAATACTAAAGTAAAATGCTGCTTTACATTACTCAGCAGAATTACCAGACCTAGAACCCGGTTAGACTAATCTCATTGTTCTAagtagtataataacaaaatgtattctACAGTCAAAATGTCAtcttttagaaataaaactttatgtttttattacaaactcGTGTGTAAAATCTATCctgaaacttatttttttctgaaatcaacagttttttttctcaATGATATCTGCCAAAAAGGAAGTGGACATAATTCCAAACAGTGATGAAAACTTGAGATCACAGCAAAGGTTCTCGGTGTCTCCAGAAATTAGTTCAGCACTCCAACCGTCGTTTAACAGTCCCAACGCTCCAAGCACCAGATCTATACCTGAACCAAGTTACGAATTCTATACGAACTCCAAAGACACTACATCTGCAAAAGATACACCTTTAAGAACATCTACATCTTTTGAAATATGGAGGACTTCTTCTTTTTGGATCCAGCAAGATTCTGACTtcataatatcaaataatgttCATTTGACTTATTCAGATCCAATACAAAAACAACGTTTGACAAACACTAAGTATTTGGAAAATTCTCCTTTTGTTCACTCTGCTCCTGTTCTACTCATTTCAACTGGTGTTAAAACAACGCCTGAACTTAGAACTGTACACGATTTGAGAACTAAGACGTCGTTGAACAGCAATcgagcaaaaagaaaaaaatcaaccaAAGAAAATTCAGAAACGATGATAAAAGAATTGTTCACTGACGAAAGGTGTCAAATAATGAGAATACTTCTTTAATGTTAGAGATAACGAACGGTGTAGTTTCGCCTTCTCTCTTCAATAACAAtcttttcaataaaagtattcTTGGTGGACTATCTACCTTGTGTAAGGAcctatcaaaatttatttctctttcttctaCTACAGAAACTCCAAGAacaagtaaactgaaaaaaacatcaaGTCCTACCACTATTATGTCTCATATAAATTCACCTCTAAACAAGAAAAAGACAAAACTTGTAGACAGTCATCCATTTCCGTCCAAACAGAGTTCCTTTATGAGCTTGTTAGCTAACTCTTATGGAGCTAATCGTTCATCTCGTTTCAGAGTTTTTAAGTCGTCTGTGATTCACGATATTAAACCAAGTTTTGTAGTTCCACAAGAGAGAGTAATAAAATCTGTTACTTCAAAAGAAACTTCACTCATTGGAGATAAATCGCATAAATCttcttttttaagtaaaaaagacAGCTCGATGGAAACACCTTTTACAAAGGAAGgcaaagttttaataataaaaggtaAGAAAAAAAACGTATAAAATTTAGGGGTTAAAGCAGTTATCAGAATAATTCCAATTTTCAACATTTGACTCGAAATAATTTTAGGTTATTAAATTTAGTATATCTATCTATACATATGTGTGATTTTACTTCGGGTTGATTtgctattttatgttaaaaagacCAATAAAAATATCGCATGCCTAAGAGTTCAGAAGTTTTCAAagtaaaaagtaacaataatatagaCTCTTAAGATTAACTACTGCATAGTTTTGCATACAGAGTACTCAATAAATAACGGGTCGAACTGAATTCGAATTATATAAATCTTAGGATCAATTGAGCTAATTAGAAATTTTCTCCCGCTACGTTGATATTACTACACTGGTTGATGGTGCCATTTATTCACtgcttttattttaaagtaattgccGATGCGCCATCTGTTAAACATTACAAGAGATATAAATTGGTAACCAAAATGTTATTTAGTGATGCTTTTAACTGGAGAAATAAAATGTTACCAATTTTGCACTTAATACTAAACCAATGTACtgagttttattaaatacaatctAATAATTCCAAAATGCATACTCGTATAAGTTTTATATCATAAACTATGAAATTAGATTTTAGATCAGTCTAGTAATTGTCAATGTCAACATTTCTCCCGATGGGTCAGATGTAAGCTTTCAGGCTTGTAAcaccaaaaacaaaagaaagtggTCCTATACCCATGCTTGGCAGAGTgaagataacccattatgtagctttacacttaAAGCAAATTAAATAGAGATCAAAAGTGTTAAGGTGTGAAACTTATCACCCGTTACATTAACGTGTCCAAAGGGTAAAAGTTACTGAGTATAGATTGTTACGAAAGTTACTTACGAAATATACTAATTTTTGTACACAATTTGATATTTTCTGAATGTATAAGTACCTTAAAAATTGGTACTATGTTTAAAGGTTGTTATGGTATCATTTACAAAGCAGTGACATAATGCTTTTCTTCATTGAACTTCTCTGCAATGACGTGCAGAAGATACTAAAAGGGTAATTTTCAAGCATCTCAAggcaaacgttttttttttttttcgttttgggGAGGGTTAGAGAAGACTATGAAAACTGTGATTGCTTTTGGTACACACAGggtaaaaaaatccataaaacaaacatattttttttattccaattCATTTGGTCTCATAAAcacttaaaatgtaaaacaaaatagcgAATTCTTGCTTATAAAAACTTAATAGCATATaatagttattactttattaccGTAAAGAACTACGAGTCCTTGTTtgctattaattttaaaactgaaacattttccTCTTTATCACTCAGAGCAAGAAAGATAAACTGTGGAAACaggagaatattttataattgttattaccaATTTTTATAAATGAGAAAAATGACACTTTTAGGGCACTAGGGCCGGAAGACAGGGGCTAAAGAATATCCAGCCATCTTCCCACTATGCACCTTGGTGTCTCTCTGTGCGTTTGTAGTCTAGTAATGAGTGAAATAGTTGAATTTCACTAAGTGATTTGTGCTATAACGTTTTAATGATGCTAATATTATATTGTCCTTTTAActgaaaatactaatattttctctcattttcatttgtagtgtagcgGGGGATCTTAAAATTGACTTTTCTACTtaaaacatgaacattttttttaaaccaaagttCCTCCAAAGAACACCTTTTTCAGTTACAACGTCATGTATAAGTGCATAATGACAATGTTATTTAACCCGAAATTGCCTAAATATCAACTTGATTTAGTCATGTAGAAAGacatgattttaaaattgtatttaatctGAGATTTTTCTacaatttaaaaagtattatttttcacgggatttttgtttcatttcatagaaggtttgtttgtttgtttttgaaattcgcgcaaagctacaagagggctatctgtgctagccgtccctaatttagcaaggtaagactaaagggaaggcagctagtcatcaccagccaccgccaactcttgggatactcttttaccaacgaatagtgggattgacggtcacattataatgtccccacgggtgaaaggtggagcatatttggtgtgacggagattcgaacccgcgatcctcagattacgagtcgaacgccttaacccacctggccatgccgggccttttcataGAAGGAATGTTGTTATTATTGCTTTAGTGCAATGctataaaatgggctatctgaggagaatcgaaccctagattttagcgttgtaagaccgtaAACATATCCCTGACTCACTGAAGGACTTCATAGAAGAAATAAGCATTTGTCTCATTATTACAATATCTTTTATTACACCTCAATAACATGTGATATAAATATGCATGTAATGATACCCAGTACCAAAGTAATAATAGGCCCTGGCATGGGCAGGCGggtagggcgctcaactcgtaatctgagagtcgcgggttcgaatccccgtcacagtaAACATGCTCGCGTTTCAGCCATGGctcgttttaatgtgacggtcaattacactattcgttgtaaaagagtagcccaaaagttggctgagggtagtgatgactagctgccttccctctatacttacactgctaaatcagggtcggctagcgcagatagcccttgtgaagctatgcgcgaaagtaaaaaaataaacacacaaacaaaccacAGTGATGATATGGTTTTGAAATACAAACGTATTCTCGGATCACTTATGCATCACCTTCAATTTAAGCAGGCGGTCTTGCCCTGACAACTTTCTTCCTTAATGTTTTGACATCAGCATATCATAAACCTTATTGTTTTATGACATATTCATGCTTTGTGTCAGAAGTGATAACCTCATGTCGTTTTTGTCGGATATCCACTCCTCTGCTGATATATGTTGTTTCTAAAACTAGCTAGTCAGTTTAAATGTTGAGCTGGTTGTATGACGTGTaggagggcctggcatggccaagcgcgtaaggcgtgcgactcgtaatccgagggtcgcgggtttgcgccctcCGCCGTCGCGCTATAATGCTCAATCCCaccgttggtaaaagtagccgtgagttggcgtgggtggtgatgactaggccttccctctagtcttacacccacTATTCGTGTCCcactagccctcgagtagctttgtgcgaaattccaaaacaaacaaacaaacaaacagacgtgTAGGAACAAATATCGTCACAATTCCTGCAAAGGCTgggcttttattttaaattgttgcaCATTGATATTGGAATTAAGCAGTACTATAATCAGTTTATACACTTCAGTTCTTTgcatttgttgtatttattagtAAATAGCGTCATAGTCAGTATAGAATTGAAATCTTTGTTCTTGACCATTATAACGTAACCTACTAAGCAACTCAGACCTTTTTTTAGCTTTAAAGTTTTGGTCTTTTGCGAGTACACAGCTACCAACAAGAGCATTGGAGAAGCTATTCAAGTAAAACCAATAAATGTTTCCATGACAACAAAGACTGGAAGAGAAGAAACATTAGCAGCAGCTGGATCAATCAAGACAAGTCCTCAATATTTCATTCCATTTAAATTTGCTTATATTTCCTTAAAGCTGGGAACGGACTGGTCTGAATTCTGTACCGGAAAAGAATTTATTCGTAAGGAAATCGCTGATTTAATCTCAAAAAAGGGAAATTCAGTAGAATTCAACCAGATTGTGTTTTTTGACATTCTTGGAGACTGTCGAGCTGTGTTTGACAAGAAAAATAACTTCACTACTTTTCGAGACGGCGAAGGTCGCTTTATACAAATCagtttatttctattaaataaaaatggacaTTACGACTTCAATTTGACGGAAACATGTGGCGCCCTCTTGAAGTCTGGTGCCAACGATATCAAGAACACCATCTACGACAGAAAAGTAggtgaatatttatatttttatttttgccatGTTATATAATAGTGCATTCATAGTATGTGCTGAGACAcactacgagggctgttcaaaaaatacgcggactgtttgaattgcgcggctccagttggttccaggggaatccgcttggtgtcgctaggttcgcacagatcagctgattacgacgccatttcccgattgcagatatcttcatttttatattagctacgcggttttaaatgaagtgcgattttttcgtttggcggatttcagaatgaatgacctgaaggagcaacgacttgctgtgaaattttgtgttaaacttggaaaatctgcgactgaaacttttgctatgcttaacacggcttacggtgatgttgctatgaagcgtacggcatgtttcaagtggcatgaacgttttaaggatggtcgacagtccattgaagatgatgagcgtcttggacgtccttccacgtcaactgacgacccacacgtcgacaaaatcaacatcctggtgcaagcaaatcgacgtctgactgtcagggagcttgctgatgAGTGTGGGTTATCAGttgaatcttgttacgagattttgaccgaaaaattgaagatgcaccgcgttgctgcgaaattcggcTCTCAGAACTCgtaagtttttggccaaacactcgatcactgttcttccccaccccccctactcacctgaccttgctccttgtgattttttcttgttccccaaactcaaaagacccttgaaaggaagaagatttgagacgattcccgagattaaggcaaatgcgacgaaggagttggaagacattacaaaagaagcgtaccaggactgtttcaacaagtggaaacaccgttgggatgagtgtgtgcgttggggaggagagtactttgaagggtcccagacctgttacttctaaataaagtacattttgttttatgacgtcagtacAGTGTCGTAACAGAGCTGGCAGTTTCAAagcaaaaaaagaacaacaaacaaccCATTTTTTAGAGTTATTCTAGAATATacgttaaaataacaattttaaatcttATATTCCTATGCCTGacggcccgacatagccaggtagttaaggcaatcgcctcgtaatccaagggttgcgggttcgaatccctgtcacatcaaacagttccactattcgttgataaaagagtagcccaagagttggtggtgggtgatgatgactagctgtcttccctgtagtcttacactgctaaatcagggatggctcgcacaaatagccctcgggtagctttgcgcgaaattcaaacaaaacctaTGCCTGATATGGTCTAGTGGAAAGGGTGCTATACTTGAAGTATATGAATCTCTGGCTTGAATTCTCTCACAAACAtaattgccctttcagccgtgagggcgttataatgtgatggtcagtcccattcTTTGATTATAATAGACCAAGATTTGTCAGTGGGTGGTGTTAATTAGTTGTTCTCCCTCTTGTTTTACAGTTTAGGGACAGTTATCTCAAATAGCTTTCGAATAaatttgcgtgaaattaaacaaacaaaaagctctTCTTCTTACGTCTTAAACGACCCTATTTTCTCGCATGCTACAATTTTACTAAGCCTTTACCATAGCTAAGAACAGCATTAATAGAGCTATGGTACATCGTTGTATACAAAAGcgagatgaaaaaaaaagaaaccgaCAAACTgtgatttcttttaaatttttctgtGGACTATTTGATAATGTTTGATATAAAGGGACttgatattttatcaatttagaaaTGCTAAGGaaaatttataagttttgtttgtttggaattaagcacaaaactacacaatgtgctatttatgctctacccgtccctaatttagcagtgtaagactaggcagctagtcatcaccgccaactcttgatctactcttttaccaacgaatagtgggattgaatgttacattataacgctcccacgcctgaaagggcgagcatgtttggtgtgatggagactcgagcccgcgaccctcggattatattaaatagagtaaattgtgtaaaattttgTCACATTACATCAGTTATTGAAACAAATAACAGTTACAAGtgtctttaaatttaatttttcttaagtATTATAACACAGTGAAATGTGTAAATGCTGTTTACATAACACTGGATGAACGTTTAGTtactgaaacaaatacaaattataaatgtttttgtaacacaACCTATGAAATTTCTCAGATTGTTTGTACTtgcatgatatttattttaaaggctGGACATTTGTTGTCCGGaacaaattatacttaatttGTGTGTTTGcaattaagaacaaagttacacaatgggttatgagTGTTCTGCttaccatggatatcgaaacccgatttgaATAATCTCTATCGACCattgtgtttctgtttttataaagaTTGTAGTTGTAACGGTGCGACTGATGTTCAGAAAATGTTAGACTTTGATATTTAACAATTCTGATTAGTCTTATCTTCAAGGTTATACTAGTTCAGATTTTTTCTTAGATTTACACAATTCTGGTCGACAACCTTACCAAAACAAATTCACAGATAATGAAAATCAAATAATGTGTCTAAGTTAACGACAGTATACTTAATGGTGAGATAAGAGAAATGGTATTAACCTATACCAAATATATTAGGACTGTCTTCTCACCTGTTCCATCCACTATTATCAAACATCAGCTATTCTTAAACCATGACGGCCGAACGAGGTCCAAAGCTACAGTGCCGGCTTGTAGTTTCTAGGGTTCATAGTTTGAATTTTATTACCACGAAAACAAACAACACGTTTTTATTTTCTACTAATTTCTATCAAGTCAGCTTTATGGATACTCCTTTTGCCAAACCTTTGTTTTTATCGATTCATATTTACGATACATGAAGGcacggcatgatcaggtggttaatgcatttgactcgtaatctgagggtcg
Above is a genomic segment from Tachypleus tridentatus isolate NWPU-2018 chromosome 11, ASM421037v1, whole genome shotgun sequence containing:
- the LOC143231973 gene encoding uncharacterized protein LOC143231973 isoform X1 gives rise to the protein MLEITNGVVSPSLFNNNLFNKSILGGLSTLCKDLSKFISLSSTTETPRTSKLKKTSSPTTIMSHINSPLNKKKTKLVDSHPFPSKQSSFMSLLANSYGANRSSRFRVFKSSVIHDIKPSFVVPQERVIKSVTSKETSLIGDKSHKSSFLSKKDSSMETPFTKEGKVLIIKATNKSIGEAIQVKPINVSMTTKTGREETLAAAGSIKTSPQYFIPFKFAYISLKLGTDWSEFCTGKEFIRKEIADLISKKGNSVEFNQIVFFDILGDCRAVFDKKNNFTTFRDGEGRFIQISLFLLNKNGHYDFNLTETCGALLKSGANDIKNTIYDRKVYRIQVEFRTKDERPYTKPLSPGNRRVITVMSVAGVCVLAVILAIIRHRHKQTSKCEQRHQEDNSLDCFHTITNNQQKEFQFSARSFLNQAFDEPDMLSHSVDSTVLTSFSCNYEAMEDEFKSIPMNMSRRDQIPTWGRN
- the LOC143231973 gene encoding uncharacterized protein LOC143231973 isoform X3, with product MLEITNGVVSPSLFNNNLFNKSILGGLSTLCKDLSKFISLSSTTETPRTSKLKKTSSPTTIMSHINSPLNKKKTKLVDSHPFPSKQSSFMSLLANSYGANRSSRFRVFKSSVIHDIKPSFVVPQERVIKSVTSKETSLIGDKSHKSSFLSKKDSSMETPFTKEGKVLIIKATNKSIGEAIQVKPINVSMTTKTGREETLAAAGSIKTSPQYFIPFKFAYISLKLGTDWSEFCTGKEFIRKEIADLISKKGNSVEFNQIVFFDILGDCRAVFDKKNNFTTFRDGEGRFIQISLFLLNKNGHYDFNLTETCGALLKSGANDIKNTIYDRKVYRIQVEFRTKDERPYTKPLSPGNRRVITVMSVAGVCVLAVILAIIRHRHKQTSKCEQRHQEDNSLDCFHTITNNQQKEFQFSARSFLNQAFDEPSIPMNMSRRDQIPTWGRN
- the LOC143231973 gene encoding uncharacterized protein LOC143231973 isoform X2 encodes the protein MLEITNGVVSPSLFNNNLFNKSILGGLSTLCKDLSKFISLSSTTETPRTSKLKKTSSPTTIMSHINSPLNKKKTKLVDSHPFPSKQSSFMSLLANSYGANRSSRFRVFKSSVIHDIKPSFVVPQERVIKSVTSKETSLIGDKSHKSSFLSKKDSSMETPFTKEGKVLIIKATNKSIGEAIQVKPINVSMTTKTGREETLAAAGSIKTSPQYFIPFKFAYISLKLGTDWSEFCTGKEFIRKEIADLISKKGNSVEFNQIVFFDILGDCRAVFDKKNNFTTFRDGEGRFIQISLFLLNKNGHYDFNLTETCGALLKSGANDIKNTIYDRKVYRIQVEFRTKDERPYTKPLSPGNRRVITVMSVAGVCVLAVILAIIRHRHKQTSKCEQRHQEDNSLDCFHTITNNQQKEFQFSARSFLNQAFDEPDMLSHSVDSTVLTSFSCNYEAMEDEFKIQRPVFP
- the LOC143231973 gene encoding uncharacterized protein LOC143231973 isoform X4 → MSHINSPLNKKKTKLVDSHPFPSKQSSFMSLLANSYGANRSSRFRVFKSSVIHDIKPSFVVPQERVIKSVTSKETSLIGDKSHKSSFLSKKDSSMETPFTKEGKVLIIKATNKSIGEAIQVKPINVSMTTKTGREETLAAAGSIKTSPQYFIPFKFAYISLKLGTDWSEFCTGKEFIRKEIADLISKKGNSVEFNQIVFFDILGDCRAVFDKKNNFTTFRDGEGRFIQISLFLLNKNGHYDFNLTETCGALLKSGANDIKNTIYDRKVYRIQVEFRTKDERPYTKPLSPGNRRVITVMSVAGVCVLAVILAIIRHRHKQTSKCEQRHQEDNSLDCFHTITNNQQKEFQFSARSFLNQAFDEPDMLSHSVDSTVLTSFSCNYEAMEDEFKSIPMNMSRRDQIPTWGRN